The following proteins are co-located in the Camelina sativa cultivar DH55 chromosome 12, Cs, whole genome shotgun sequence genome:
- the LOC104730416 gene encoding ATP-dependent 6-phosphofructokinase 1, protein MSSSVSNSDRKIVTGSAGSILEDVPHFTDDFPDCPTYPNPLQDNAAYSVVKQYFVDDDDTVPQKIVVHPDSPRGTHFRRAGPRQRVYFNSDDVLACIVTCGGLCPGLNTVIREIVCGLSYMYGVKRILGIDGGYRGFYARNTIHLDTNTVNDIHRSGGTILGTSRGGHDTTKIVDSIQDRGINQVYIIGGDGSQKGAAAIFEEIRRRKLKVAVAGIPKTIDNDIPIIDRSFGFDTAVEEAQRAINAAHVEATSFENGIGLVKLMGRYSGFIAMYATLASRDVDCCLIPESPFFLEGPGGLFEFIAKRLKESGHMVIVIAEGAGQDLLAESIEESKTLKDASGNKLLQDVGLWISQRIKDHFAKKMTLNLKYIDPTYMIRAVPSNASDNVCCTLLAQSAVHGVMAGYNGFTVGLVNGRHTYIPFYRITEKQNKVVITDRMWARLLSSTNQPSFMKHEDIESNQLVGEPGTMKW, encoded by the exons ATGTCATCTTCTGTCTCAAACTCTGACCGGAAGATCGTTACTGGTTCCGCTGGTTCTATTCTTGAAGACGTTCCTCATTTCACCGATGACTTCCCTGATTGCCCT ACATATCCAAATCCGTTACAAGACAACGCTGCTTACTCAGTTGTTAA GCAGtattttgttgatgatgatgacactgTTCCTCAAAAA ATAGTTGTTCATCCTGATAGTCCTAGAGGAACACATTTCCGCCGTGCTGGACCACGTCAAAGG GTTTACTTTAATTCAGACGATGTTCTTGCTTGCATTGTTACTTGTGGTGGTCTGTGTCCAGGGCTTAATACTGTGATCAGAGAGATAGTTTGTGGTTTATCTTACATGTATGGTGTCAAGAGAATCCTTGGAATTGAT GGAGGTTACAGGGGATTTTACGCGAGAAACACAATCCATTTGGATACAAATACAGTGAATGATATCCATAGAAGCGGAGGAACCATCCTTGGGACTTCAAGAGGTGGTCACGACACCACCAAGATTGTAGATAGTATTCAAGATCGTGGGATTAACCAG GTTTATATAATCGGTGGTGATGGATCACAGAAAGGAGCAGCTGCTATATTCGAG GAAATTAGAAGACGCAAGCTTAAAGTTGCGGTTGCAGGAATCCCAAAAACAATTGACAATGATATTCCT ATTATCGATAGATCATTCGGGTTTGACACAGCTGTAGAAGAGGCTCAACGTGCTATCAATGCTGCTCATGTCGAAGCTACAAGCTTTGAGAACGGTATTGGTCTTGTGAAGTTAATGGGACGGTACAGCG GATTCATTGCAATGTATGCAACTCTAGCAAGCCGAGATGTTGACTGTTGCTTGATCCCGGAGTCTCCATTTTTTCTTGAAGGCCCTGGCGGGCTTTTTGAATTTATTGCTAAACGGCTAAAGGAGAGTGGTCATATGGTGATTGTAATTGCAGAAGGTGCGGGACAAGATTTGTTGGCTGAAAGCATAGAAGAGTCAAAAACTCTCAAAGATGCCTCCGGAAACAAACTTTTACAAGACGTTGGCTTATGGATCTCTCAACGGATCAAG GATCATTTTGCCAAGAAGATGACTCTTAACCTCAAATACATAG ATCCAACCTACATGATAAGGGCTGTTCCGAGCAATGCATCAGACAATGTTTGCTGCACGCTATTAGCTCAAAGTGCGGTTCATGGAGTGATGGCTGGTTACAATGGCTTCACCGTTGGCCTTGTCAATGGCAGACATACTTACATTCCTTTCTAT AGGATCACTGAGAAACAGAACAAGGTGGTTATCACTGACAGAATGTGGGCGAGGCTTTTGTCTTCAACGAATCAGCCAAGTTTCATGAAGCACGAAGACATTGAGTCGAATCAGTTGGTTGGTGAACCAGGCACCATGAAATGGTAA
- the LOC104730415 gene encoding gamma-glutamyltranspeptidase 3 encodes MSQETIADPLLGIYDHDETAVGEKKKQSSRVLKVALLLVLILVGVSGFNFSDNIKILLSRQAIDDDHSVSHGTVSDVVESENGIVAADDGRCSEIGASVLRRGGHAVDAAVATTLCVGVINPMSSGIGGGAFLIVSSQENSKAEAFDMRETAPLAASKDMYKNDASAKSVGALSMGVPGEIAGLYEAWKRYGRLPWKPLFEPAIELARGGFVVHPYLARAIASHASKILNDPGLRSVFSRNGQVLKPGETCYNPELARSLETISEQGPGAFYNGTVGEKLVNDVKNAGGIITMDDLRSYKVRVTDAMSVNVMGYTVHGMPPPSSGTVGFAMVMNILDSYSNLYTASGKDLELHRLIEAMKHMFAARMDLGDPEFVNITNAMNQMLSKTHAGEIRKKIFDNTTFPPEYYMNRWSQLRDQGTSHFCIVDADRNTVSMTTTVNYAFGAKVLSPATGIVLNNEMDDFSAPTEITTDMLPPAPTNFIEPNKRPLSSMTPLIVTKDGELVAALGGAGGMNIIAGVLQVFLNCFVLNMKPSEAVESARVYHRLIPNVVQYENFTAISGDYIGLTEDTKMFLAERGHEFEEVSGKAIVQLIVQSFKEDKEEDMFIEIGRKFGKKSKQLKGLLTAVSDPRKDGKPAAA; translated from the exons ATGAGTCAAGAAACCATCGCCGATCCTCTTCTAGGTATCTACGACCATGATGAAACAGCTGtcggagagaagaagaaacagagtagtAGAGTTCTAAAGGTTGCTCTTTTACTGGTTCTGATTCTTGTCGGAGTTTCAG GTTTTAACTTTAGTGACAACATTAAGATTTTGTTGTCAAGACAAGCAATTGATGATGATCATAGTGTTAGTCATGGAACCGTTAGTGACGTGGTTGAATCGGAGAATGGCATTGTGGCTGCTGACGATGGTCGTTGCTCTGAGATTGGTGCCTCTGTTCTTAGAAGAGGTGGCCACGCGGTTGACGCAGCCGTTGCTACTACTTTATGTGTGGGTGTTATTAATCCAATGTCTAGTGGTATTGGTGGTGGAGCTTTCTTGATCGTTAGCTCGCAGGAAAATTCCAAAGCTGAGGCTTTTGATATGAGAGAAACTGCTCCTTTAGCTGCTTCTAAG GACATGTATAAGAATGATGCGAGTGCGAAATCAGTTGGCGCTTTGTCCATGGGAGTTCCAGGAGAGATAGCTGGACTTTACGAGGCTTGGAAACGGTACGGCCGTCTCCCGTGGAAACCGCTTTTCGAGCCGGCGATTGAGTTGGCCAGAGGCGGTTTCGTGGTGCATCCATATCTCGCACGGGCTATAGCAAGCCACGCTTCCAAGATACTTAACGACCCGGGTTTGAGGAGTGTCTTCTCACGTAACGGACAAGTTTTGAAACCTGGTGAGACTTGCTATAACCCGGAACTAGCTAGGAGTCTTGAGACTATTTCTGAGCAAGGACCGGGAGCGTTCTATAACGGGACAGTAGGTGAGAAGCTTGTTAACGATGTGAAAAACGCTGGAGGGATCATAACGATGGATGATCTAAGAAGTTACAAAGTCAGAGTTACGGATGCAATGTCTGTGAATGTTATGGGTTACACGGTTCATGGAATGCCGCCTCCTTCGAGCGGTACAGTCGGTTTTGCGATGGTTATGAATATCTTGGATAGTTACTCGAACCTTTACACTGCTTCGGGAAAAGATCTTGAGCTGCATCGTTTGATAGAAGCAATGAAACATATGTTTGCAGCTCGTATGGATCTTGGAGACCCTGAGTTCGTTAACATTACAAACGCTATGAACCAAATGCTCTCCAAGACTCACGCGGGAGAAATCCGAAAGAAGATTTTTGACAACACGACATTCCCACCCGAGTACTATATGAACCGGTGGAGCCAACTAAGGGACCAAGGGACGAGTCATTTCTGCATTGTGGATGCTGATCGAAACACTGTGTCGATGACCACAACAGTGAATTACGCTTTTGGTGCCAAGGTTTTATCACCTGCCACTGGTATTGTGCTAAACAACGAGATGGATGATTTCTCGGCACCTACAGAGATCACTACCGACATGCTTCCTCCAGCTCCTACAAATTTCattgaaccaaacaaaagaCCATTATCTTCCATGACACCTCTCATAGTCACCAAG GATGGTGAGTTGGTGGCAGCGCTTGGAGGAGCTGGCGGAATGAATATAATTGCAGGGGTGCTTCAAGTGTTCCTTAATTGCTTTGTGTTGAATATGAAACCTTCAGAAGCCGTAGAGAGTGCAAGAGTTTACCATAGG TTGATACCGAATGTTGTTCAATATGAGAACTTCACGGCGATCAGTGGCGATTACATAGGGCTTACAGAAGATACAAAGATGTTTTTAGCAGAGAGAGGACATGAATTTGAGGAGGTTTCAGGTAAAGCTATTGTTCAACTTATTGTTCAGAGTTTcaaggaagacaaagaagaagatatgtttattgaaattggaagaaaatttggaaagaaGTCGAAACAATTGAAGGGGTTACTCACTGCAGTTAGTGATCCTCGAAAAGATGGGAAACCAGCTGCAGCTTGA